The following proteins are encoded in a genomic region of Brachypodium distachyon strain Bd21 chromosome 1, Brachypodium_distachyon_v3.0, whole genome shotgun sequence:
- the LOC100823855 gene encoding protein BZR1 homolog 3, with protein MTHGAGGESGGGGLGGTRVPTWRERENNRRRERRRRAIAAKIYTGLRAYGNYNLPKHCDNNEVLKALCNEAGWVVEPDGTTYRKGCKPPPQARHDPLGRSASPSPCSSYQPSPRASYNPSPASSSFPSSGSSSHITLGGNNLIGGVEGSSLIPWLKNLSSNPSFASSSKFPQLHHLYFNGGSISAPVTPPSSSPTHTPRIKTDWENQSVQPPWAGANYTSLPNSTPPSPGHHIAPDPAWLAGFQISSAGPSSPTYNLVSHNPFGIFKEALASTSRVCTPGQSGTCSPVMGGAPTHHDVQMADGATDDFAFGSSSNGNNESPGLVKAWEGERIHEECASDELELTLGSSMTRGDPS; from the exons ATGACACACGGGGCCGGGGGAgagagtggcggcggcggccttggggGCACGAGGGTGCCGACGTGGAGGGAGCGGGAGAACAACCGGcggagggagcggcggcgccgggcaaTCGCCGCCAAGATCTACACCGGCCTCAGGGCCTACGGCAACTACAACCTCCCCAAGCACTGCGACAACAACGAGGTCCTCAAGGCGCTCTGCAACGAGGCGGGGTGGGTCGTCGAGCCCGACGGCACCACTTATCGCAAG GGATGTAAACCACCTCCACAAGCACGCCATGATCCACTTGGAAGGTCTGCTTCGCCAAGCCCCTGCTCTTCATATCAACCTAGTCCACGGGCCTCATACAATCCAAGCCCTGCATCCTCCTCCTTTCCGAGCTCTGGATCATCTTCGCATATCACTCTTGGTGGAAACAACTTGATTGGTGGTGTCGAGGGGAGCTCCCTTATCCCTTGGCTGAAGAATCTTTCGTCAAATCCTTCATTTGCATCCTCTTCGAAGTTCCCACAGCTTCACCATCTCTATTTCAATGGAGGTTCCATTAGTGCTCCAGTCACACCTCCATCCAGCTCCCCAACTCATACGCCTCGCATCAAGACTGATTGGGAGAACCAAAGTGTTCAGCCACCATGGGCCGGAGCAAATTATACCTCTCTTCCGAACTCCACACCGCCAAGTCCTGGTCACCACATTGCTCCAGATCCAGCATGGCTAGCAGGGTTCCAAATATCATCTGCTGGACCCTCGTCACCAACATACAACCTTGTTTCACATAATCCTTTTGGGATTTTCAAAGAGGCTCTTGCCAGTACCTCAAGAGTGTGCACCCCTGGACAGAGCGGAACATGTTCCCCAGTAATGGGTGGCGCACCGACTCATCACGATGTTCAGATGGCTGATGGTGCCACGGATGATTTTGCCTTtgggagcagcagcaatggcaaTAATGAATCACCTGGACTGGTGAAGGCATGGGAAGGGGAACGGATACACGAGGAATGTGCCTCGGACGAGCTTGAGCTGACCCTTGGGAGCTCAATGACTCGTGGAGATCCCTCCTGA